Part of the Clostridiisalibacter paucivorans DSM 22131 genome is shown below.
CAAAATGTAGGTTTTATAAGGTATAATGCGTTTGATGATATGGGAAGTGATTTAAGTTTTTCACTGGCTCTCTTGGATAAAAATTTAGATGGGATTGTTATATCAAGTTTATATGGAAGGGATAGCTGTAATATATATGGAAAGCCTATATCAAAAGGAGAATCAAATTACAAATTATCAGTAGAAGAGATTCAAGCTGTGGATAGGGCAATAAAAAGAAATGAGGAAAAACCCTCTACGGTATCCATTTAGAATAAAGAACTATAGCATCTATTCTTTATCATAAAGAGTATATCGTCTAAGGATTTTTCCTTGGCATTTATTAAAAATGTATGGGAGTTATTATTCATGTCTATACCAGAAGTCATATTTGAAAATGTACTATGGAAGTTTGTATTATATCCATCGGCCATATATATAGCAACAGTAGCATATTTTATATCTTTTGGGTCAATAGTAACATCATAACCTAAACTTTGTAAACTTGGTTTAATATGTTCAACAGAAGAATCTAAAAAGATTTTTTCATTCATAAAAACACCCCTAGCATATTATATGTTTATTATGTGCTAGGGGATAAACTTTTATTCGAAAAATTAATACTACTTTTTATAATGGAGATGAAGAATCTAGTATATTTTTAGTATTGGAATCAAGATTTTTTTTAGATATTCCAGTGTCAAATAACTTCCAAAATGCATATGTTATTGAATTAGATATTACATCGGCCATTTTCATAACTATATTTAATCTTGTATTTTGAAGAATTAAGTATTCCATAAACCCTCCCATATTTACTATCCCAGTTATATGCATATTTCCTATTTCAGGTAATTTTTTATTTACTCCTGCTCCAGGCTTTAAAGCACCACTTTTGACAGATACAAATCCTATTCTATCATTATTACCTAGGCAAGCATCAATTGCAATTACGAAGGGGTTACGATAGTGTTTATTTATAAAATTTATATT
Proteins encoded:
- a CDS encoding YkuS family protein, which codes for MNEKIFLDSSVEHIKPSLQSLGYDVTIDPKDIKYATVAIYMADGYNTNFHSTFSNMTSGIDMNNNSHTFLINAKEKSLDDILFMIKNRCYSSLF
- the yyaC gene encoding spore protease YyaC; its protein translation is MDLNFKENVDSLNSINALSPMAISSFSKIVLNHISFHLDKSYDHIVILCIGTDRSTGDSLGPLIGHKLRFPFRKYENITVLGNLEEPVHAKNLKQNINFINKHYRNPFVIAIDACLGNNDRIGFVSVKSGALKPGAGVNKKLPEIGNMHITGIVNMGGFMEYLILQNTRLNIVMKMADVISNSITYAFWKLFDTGISKKNLDSNTKNILDSSSPL